The following coding sequences lie in one Apium graveolens cultivar Ventura unplaced genomic scaffold, ASM990537v1 ctg8994, whole genome shotgun sequence genomic window:
- the LOC141705523 gene encoding secreted RxLR effector protein 161-like, which translates to MDKAHPLTTPMVVRSLEVEKDHFRPRKQDEEALGPEVPYLSIIGALMYLTNNTRPDIAFTVNLLARFSSDPTKKHWDGIKHIFRYLRGTIDLGLFFPNNSSSRLVGYADAGYMSDPHFGRSQTGYLFTYCDTAISWKSTKHTMAITSSNHAELLEIHEASRKYIWIRSVIQHIRESCRLSSISNSPIVLFEDNSACIKQPKE; encoded by the coding sequence ATGGACAAAGCTCATCCACTAACCACACCAATGGTTGTTCGATCACTTGAGGTTGAAAAGGATCATTTCCGTCCTAGAAAACAAGATGAAGAGGCTCTTGGACCTGAAGTTCCATATCTCAGTATAATTGGCGCTCTCATGTATCTTACAAACAACACACGACCTGATATTGCATTTACAGTGAACCTGTTGGCAAGATTTAGTTCGGACCCTACTAAAAAGCATTGGGATGGAATAAAACATATATTTAGATATCTTCGAGGGACAATAGATCTTGGGCTATTCTTCCCAAACAATTCAAGTTCACGGCTAGTTGGATATGCAGATGCTGGATACatgtcagatcctcattttggGCGATCACAAACAGGTTACCTATTTACATATTGTGATACTGCTATCTCTTGGAAGTCTACAAAACATACTATGGCTATAACTTCATCAAACCACGCAGAGTTACTAGAAATTCATGAAGCAAGCAGAAAATATATTTGGATAAGGTCGGTCATTCAACATATTCGAGAATCATGTAGATTATCAAGTATTTCAAACAGTCCTATAGTTTTATTCGAGGATAACTCGGCCTGCATCAAACAACCTAAGGAATGA